The following proteins are co-located in the Gloeocapsa sp. PCC 7428 genome:
- a CDS encoding ABC transporter permease → MTILRRRKSSLVNANHGVSIDVVAPIVVGILALVAWEIFVRVTGLPPYLLPGPLLVLQTLINDWNELFASLLVTLQITVVAFVAAAVSGLLISILFTQSKWIEKSLFPYAVILQTTPIVAIAPLIIIWLKNNTFAALVVCAWIVAFFPIVSNTTLGLNSVDRNLVNLFQLYKASKWQTLLYLRLPSAMPYFLGGLRISGGLALIGAVVAEFVAGTGGARSGIAYRILISSYNLQIPRMFAALLLTTGLGVAIFVGLTALSDWVLGKWHESAVKHEN, encoded by the coding sequence ATGACTATTCTCCGTCGCCGCAAATCCTCTTTAGTTAACGCAAATCATGGCGTATCGATTGATGTTGTCGCACCGATTGTAGTAGGAATTCTGGCGTTGGTGGCGTGGGAAATTTTTGTGCGCGTAACAGGTTTACCACCGTATCTACTGCCTGGACCTCTGTTAGTATTGCAAACATTAATTAATGACTGGAATGAACTATTTGCTTCGTTGTTAGTCACGTTGCAAATTACTGTCGTTGCGTTTGTCGCCGCAGCGGTGTCAGGGTTGTTGATTTCGATTTTGTTTACGCAGAGTAAGTGGATTGAGAAAAGTTTATTTCCGTATGCGGTGATTTTGCAAACAACTCCGATCGTAGCGATCGCACCGTTGATTATTATTTGGTTAAAAAACAACACGTTTGCGGCGTTGGTTGTTTGTGCTTGGATTGTGGCGTTTTTCCCGATTGTTTCTAACACGACGCTGGGGCTAAATAGTGTCGATCGCAATTTAGTCAATTTGTTTCAACTGTATAAAGCTTCAAAGTGGCAAACTTTGCTGTATTTGCGTTTACCGAGTGCTATGCCGTATTTTTTGGGAGGGTTGCGCATCAGTGGCGGTTTGGCGTTGATTGGTGCGGTGGTCGCGGAGTTTGTCGCAGGAACAGGTGGGGCGCGATCGGGAATTGCGTATCGCATTTTGATATCGAGTTACAATTTGCAGATTCCGCGTATGTTTGCGGCGTTGTTGTTGACGACGGGGTTGGGGGTGGCGATTTTTGTGGGGTTGACGGCGTTGTCAGATTGGGTGTTAGGGAAATGGCATGAAAGTGCGGTGAAGCATGAGAATTGA
- a CDS encoding ABC transporter substrate-binding protein, translating to MYCTTQLKNDKVNRRKFLQYSSLFIGSSVVAACTNNQSQVDTSQSNDLDRVTFGTNWVAQAEHGGFYQAIATGIYKEHGLDVTIQMGGPQVPTGTQLLMGNAVDFFMGYGVDAVNAVAEGIPKITVAAIFQKDPQCLIAHPNTGVDSIEDLRGRPIYISSSANVTYWPLLAAKFGFTDDQKRPYNFNPGPFLADKQSAQQGYITSEPFAIERQGGFTPVVFLLADYGYIPYSTTIETRRELVENNPDLVQRFVDASIKGWYSYLENPAPGNELIKQANPEMTDEQIAYGLDKLQEYGIINSGEVEQLGIGAMSEERWQTFFNTMTQAGVFKPNIEYKQAFTLQFVNKGAQAYRS from the coding sequence ATGTACTGCACAACTCAGCTAAAAAATGATAAGGTAAATCGTCGCAAATTTTTGCAATATAGTTCGTTGTTTATTGGTAGTAGTGTAGTTGCCGCTTGTACAAATAATCAGTCTCAAGTTGATACTTCGCAATCCAACGACCTCGATCGCGTAACGTTTGGGACAAACTGGGTAGCCCAAGCCGAACACGGAGGATTTTATCAAGCGATCGCGACAGGCATCTACAAAGAACACGGCTTAGATGTCACAATTCAAATGGGTGGACCGCAAGTTCCAACAGGTACGCAATTATTAATGGGAAATGCGGTTGATTTCTTTATGGGATATGGTGTTGATGCAGTTAACGCGGTTGCAGAAGGAATACCAAAAATTACTGTAGCGGCAATTTTTCAAAAAGATCCCCAGTGTCTTATTGCGCATCCTAACACAGGAGTTGATTCAATAGAAGACCTTAGAGGTAGACCGATTTATATATCTTCGTCGGCGAATGTAACGTATTGGCCTTTGTTAGCCGCAAAATTTGGGTTTACCGACGATCAAAAGCGTCCTTATAATTTTAATCCTGGTCCATTTCTTGCGGATAAGCAATCGGCACAGCAAGGATATATCACGTCTGAACCTTTCGCGATCGAGCGACAAGGAGGATTTACACCCGTTGTCTTTTTATTAGCAGATTATGGTTATATTCCTTATTCAACAACGATCGAAACCAGGCGCGAATTAGTCGAGAATAATCCTGATTTAGTTCAACGCTTTGTCGATGCATCGATTAAAGGTTGGTATAGCTATTTAGAAAACCCAGCGCCAGGAAACGAATTAATTAAACAAGCTAACCCAGAAATGACCGACGAACAAATCGCCTATGGACTTGATAAACTCCAAGAATACGGGATTATCAATTCTGGTGAAGTCGAACAACTCGGAATTGGGGCGATGAGTGAGGAACGATGGCAAACCTTTTTTAATACTATGACTCAAGCAGGAGTTTTTAAACCGAATATCGAGTACAAACAAGCATTTACCTTGCAATTTGTCAATAAAGGCGCGCAGGCGTATCGCAGTTAG
- the rtcA gene encoding RNA 3'-terminal phosphate cyclase — protein MRTQQHSGTAVIDIDGSYGEGGGQVLRTSLSLSAITGQAVRIERIRAGRKKPGLAAQHLTAVRAVAAICHAEVTGDTLGSMSLEFIPKSAVQASQYHFDVTTAQAGGSAGAVTLVLQTILLPLAIAPGNSDVTLRGGTHVPFSPPLTYIEQVYLPLLRQVGVAAEVTLNAWGWYPQGRGEVQLQVRGNSKLSEINLLERGELQQVRGLAVVTELPSHIPQRMASRAENLLRQAHLKATITPSREKGIAPGAGIFLTAEYANTRAGFGALGRVGLAAEKVAEMACVELLNFHDTGAPVDVHLADQLLLPAALAMQPSHYRVAEISPHLTTNAWVIEQFGVARVNINASEKVVAIAPLP, from the coding sequence TTGCGTACGCAACAACATTCTGGTACTGCGGTGATTGACATTGACGGTTCTTATGGAGAAGGTGGCGGACAAGTTCTACGGACTTCACTCAGTTTATCTGCAATTACTGGTCAAGCGGTACGCATTGAGCGCATTCGGGCGGGACGTAAAAAACCTGGATTAGCGGCTCAACATTTGACTGCGGTACGCGCAGTTGCAGCAATTTGTCACGCGGAGGTAACAGGTGACACATTGGGTTCGATGTCGCTAGAGTTTATTCCTAAGAGTGCTGTACAAGCCAGTCAATATCACTTTGATGTGACTACAGCACAAGCAGGTGGTTCTGCGGGTGCGGTGACTTTGGTATTGCAAACAATTCTTTTGCCGTTAGCGATCGCACCAGGTAATTCTGATGTCACACTACGCGGCGGAACTCATGTTCCTTTTAGCCCGCCACTCACGTATATCGAACAGGTTTACTTACCTCTGTTACGTCAAGTAGGAGTAGCAGCCGAGGTAACACTCAACGCCTGGGGCTGGTATCCGCAAGGTAGAGGTGAGGTACAATTGCAAGTTCGCGGTAATAGTAAACTCAGTGAAATTAATTTACTAGAAAGAGGTGAATTGCAGCAGGTGCGTGGATTGGCGGTAGTCACTGAATTACCTTCACACATTCCGCAACGCATGGCAAGTCGCGCTGAAAATTTGTTACGTCAAGCGCATCTTAAAGCTACCATAACACCGTCACGCGAAAAGGGAATTGCCCCTGGTGCAGGGATTTTTCTGACTGCTGAATATGCAAACACTCGTGCTGGATTTGGTGCCTTAGGGCGTGTAGGTTTAGCCGCAGAGAAAGTCGCAGAAATGGCGTGTGTAGAGTTGTTAAATTTCCACGACACAGGCGCACCTGTTGATGTTCACTTAGCAGATCAGTTACTATTACCAGCAGCGTTAGCTATGCAACCAAGTCACTATCGAGTTGCAGAAATTAGCCCTCATTTGACGACGAATGCGTGGGTAATTGAGCAATTTGGTGTAGCGCGAGTGAATATTAATGCAAGCGAGAAGGTAGTTGCGATCGCACCTCTACCTTAG
- a CDS encoding FAD-binding oxidoreductase, with protein MTSMAVKVDGEAFVAALGEIEVITDAAQVAKLSQDYHTFSPILQRHLAGKVGDIAVRPATEAEVLQVAAVCAQYRVPVTVRGAGTGNYGQCVPLHGGVILDMSRMQRIGWIEKGVARLEAGVKLAVLDKKARESGWEIRMAPSTYRTATIGGFIAGGSGGIGSITYGQLRDRGNLLALKVVTLEDEPRTIELRGDDVQKVNHAWGVNGIITELEIPLAPAYPWVEAIVTFDDFMTAARFGQALGDADGIVKKLITVFAAPIPAYFAALRQYLPDGTHAAFLMVAESSLELLPGLIQEYGGKLTYQKSAQDAGKGVNLGEFTWNHTTLHARSVDPSMTYLQSLFPADKSLQTVEQMYHHFGDEVMMHLEFIRVNGVVIPAALQLVRYTTEERLNEIIRYHEANGVFIANPHTYIIEDGGRKQMDPEQLKFKQMVDPYGLMNPGKIKALMAS; from the coding sequence ATGACGAGTATGGCGGTTAAGGTTGATGGGGAGGCTTTTGTTGCTGCGTTGGGGGAGATTGAGGTGATTACTGATGCGGCGCAGGTGGCGAAGTTATCGCAGGATTATCATACTTTTAGTCCGATTTTGCAACGTCACTTGGCAGGGAAGGTTGGGGATATTGCGGTGCGCCCTGCTACCGAGGCGGAAGTTTTACAGGTGGCGGCGGTGTGCGCGCAGTATCGCGTTCCTGTGACGGTACGAGGTGCGGGAACGGGTAATTATGGGCAATGCGTACCGTTGCATGGTGGCGTGATTTTGGATATGTCGCGGATGCAGCGAATTGGGTGGATTGAGAAGGGTGTGGCGCGCTTAGAAGCGGGGGTGAAGTTGGCGGTGTTGGATAAGAAGGCGCGGGAAAGCGGTTGGGAAATTCGCATGGCTCCTTCAACGTATCGTACAGCAACGATTGGGGGATTTATTGCGGGTGGTAGTGGGGGAATTGGTTCAATTACGTATGGACAATTACGCGATCGCGGTAATCTTTTGGCGCTAAAAGTGGTGACGCTAGAAGATGAACCTCGTACGATTGAGTTACGCGGTGATGACGTGCAGAAGGTGAATCACGCTTGGGGTGTGAATGGAATTATTACTGAGTTAGAAATTCCGCTTGCGCCTGCTTATCCTTGGGTGGAAGCGATCGTGACGTTTGATGATTTTATGACCGCTGCGCGTTTTGGGCAAGCTTTGGGTGATGCGGATGGTATCGTTAAGAAATTGATAACAGTTTTTGCTGCACCGATTCCGGCTTATTTTGCGGCGTTACGCCAGTATCTTCCTGACGGAACTCACGCAGCTTTTTTGATGGTTGCTGAATCGAGTTTAGAATTACTGCCAGGGTTGATTCAAGAGTATGGCGGAAAGCTAACTTATCAAAAGTCAGCGCAGGATGCTGGTAAGGGAGTGAATTTAGGGGAATTTACTTGGAATCACACAACACTACACGCGCGTAGTGTCGATCCGTCGATGACTTATTTACAAAGTTTGTTTCCCGCAGATAAATCATTACAAACTGTCGAGCAGATGTATCATCATTTTGGCGATGAGGTGATGATGCATTTAGAATTTATTCGAGTTAATGGTGTCGTTATTCCTGCGGCGTTGCAACTTGTGCGCTATACAACTGAAGAACGGTTAAATGAGATTATTCGCTATCACGAAGCGAACGGCGTGTTTATTGCTAATCCGCATACGTACATTATTGAAGATGGCGGACGTAAACAAATGGACCCCGAACAGCTAAAGTTTAAACAAATGGTCGATCCTTATGGACTAATGAATCCTGGTAAGATCAAAGCTCTTATGGCGAGTTAA
- a CDS encoding ABC transporter ATP-binding protein translates to MTLPAIRLNQISKVYGNGTVALQNMNLAIQDAEFVSLVGPSGCGKSTVLRMIAGLGQMNSGSIEWGISDRQLAYVFQEAALMPWATVQENVRLPLKLAGTSKKYAEVLVQQAIQRVGLSGFERSYPRELSGGMKMRVSIARALVTKPNVLLMDEPFGALDEITRSKLNHDVLDLWSQHRWTVVFVTHNIYEAVYLSNRVIVMAARPGRVVADVAINAPYPRSEEFRTSLLYNEYCREVSQCLVAAMNESPLQLNHTAIAQPI, encoded by the coding sequence ATGACTCTTCCCGCAATTCGGCTAAATCAGATCAGTAAGGTTTATGGTAACGGAACTGTAGCTTTACAAAATATGAATTTAGCAATTCAGGATGCTGAATTTGTGAGTTTAGTAGGTCCATCTGGTTGTGGTAAAAGTACCGTATTGCGGATGATTGCTGGCTTGGGACAAATGAATTCTGGCAGTATCGAGTGGGGAATTAGCGATCGCCAACTGGCGTATGTCTTTCAAGAAGCTGCGTTAATGCCTTGGGCAACGGTGCAAGAAAACGTGCGTCTGCCGTTAAAATTAGCTGGGACATCGAAAAAGTATGCGGAAGTCTTAGTACAGCAAGCAATTCAAAGGGTTGGGTTGAGTGGATTTGAACGCAGCTATCCCCGCGAGTTATCTGGCGGGATGAAAATGCGAGTGTCGATCGCACGTGCTTTAGTCACAAAACCAAACGTGCTATTAATGGATGAACCTTTCGGTGCGCTCGATGAAATTACGCGGAGTAAGCTGAATCATGATGTCCTCGATTTGTGGAGTCAGCACCGATGGACAGTCGTGTTTGTAACGCACAATATTTATGAAGCGGTTTATCTTTCTAATCGTGTCATTGTAATGGCGGCGCGTCCTGGGCGTGTTGTTGCAGATGTCGCTATCAACGCACCGTATCCGCGTAGTGAAGAATTTCGTACTTCTTTGCTGTATAACGAATATTGCCGCGAAGTTTCGCAATGTTTAGTAGCAGCTATGAATGAGTCGCCGTTACAACTTAATCACACTGCGATCGCCCAACCAATATAG